One window of the Prochlorococcus marinus CUG1438 genome contains the following:
- the ruvX gene encoding Holliday junction resolvase RuvX — MKFCKPKPKSILSLDVGTKRVGLAYCDPLCITTNILPAVKRVENNQEIKIIRNHIDELNLTGFIVGIPLDEKGLMTTQAIDCKNYGQLLSNELKLPFSFVNEHSSTWESSDRFGIKKDKSGLIDSFSAKIILEQWIEEGPELEEIAGKHQIKY; from the coding sequence GTGAAATTTTGCAAACCCAAACCCAAGTCAATTCTGAGTTTGGATGTTGGCACCAAAAGAGTAGGATTAGCCTATTGTGATCCCCTATGCATTACAACAAATATACTTCCAGCGGTAAAAAGGGTTGAAAATAATCAAGAGATTAAAATTATTAGAAATCATATAGATGAATTAAATTTGACTGGTTTTATTGTGGGTATTCCTCTTGATGAGAAAGGTCTTATGACCACCCAAGCTATTGACTGTAAGAATTACGGCCAATTACTTTCAAATGAATTAAAACTGCCTTTTTCTTTCGTCAACGAACATAGTTCAACTTGGGAATCTTCAGATAGATTTGGAATAAAAAAAGATAAATCCGGATTGATTGATAGTTTTTCAGCAAAAATAATACTTGAACAATGGATTGAAGAAGGTCCTGAATTAGAAGAAATAGCTGGTAAACATCAGATAAAATATTAG
- a CDS encoding thylakoid membrane photosystem I accumulation factor gives MKIIQWVLIALIFLSPYKVNASRDTNSYDGNIFPIYAGNGAIVPPQTTLQESLKNKRVAVLFFYLDDSSDSKAMAPIISGLDLIWRNNIDIIALTTDELQDKEKSELRNEPIYYWNGLIPQTIIINSDGEVKYDQNGMINIDELNKVIGELKGIDINETEFSIESFNEYNSIISEKKDQKIIK, from the coding sequence ATGAAAATAATTCAATGGGTTCTAATAGCATTAATTTTTTTAAGTCCATACAAAGTAAATGCCTCCAGAGATACTAATAGTTACGATGGAAACATCTTTCCCATATACGCAGGTAATGGGGCTATAGTTCCTCCCCAGACAACTCTTCAGGAATCATTAAAGAATAAAAGAGTCGCAGTTTTATTTTTTTATCTTGACGACAGTTCAGATAGTAAAGCTATGGCTCCGATAATATCTGGTTTAGATTTGATATGGAGAAATAATATTGATATCATTGCTCTAACTACTGATGAATTACAGGATAAAGAAAAGTCTGAACTGAGAAATGAACCTATTTATTATTGGAACGGTTTAATTCCACAAACAATTATTATAAACAGTGATGGTGAAGTTAAATATGATCAAAATGGAATGATTAATATCGATGAATTAAACAAAGTTATAGGAGAATTAAAAGGAATTGATATAAATGAAACGGAATTTTCTATAGAAAGTTTTAATGAATACAACAGTATCATTTCTGAAAAAAAAGATCAAAAGATAATTAAGTAA
- a CDS encoding DUF3685 domain-containing protein, with protein sequence MELISKKSILIIAPSLIAESLSLKLTSLDQNLDINFNNGTGDKTPDLVIWNVLNFQSEDLVRLELLKLRERYDDSKFLIILSGELVYEANTPPSLNTEGFLLNPCAEKVLKSIDTILNGGRVFDIENNSRVQLNKDKPLSFSQKILTSGLKQIDSEINYIFKYVNSDSTPEFYKFILKGRLRELITAKSFLIFLWGNSLELYTEAVYTETNINLENKNTVFIKDKNNAEIWNLILDRLKERYGSTNLQVEFNNSSIILSGIKKEFISRLICRMLNELDNLVKNIMENYKEKDFKDDLNSLIKELKVNTISNITDSYFRLKKGSESISINDFIYSEVSCEEIDRESHESIMFIEPIIKNEALDYDGKLLPLYETESFLILENIISNWTIRNCNLLASEIFNICSSWPELRTVLINPELQSTRNFERFRNNINNYNRWHDYIYMPIYLYESKREYIDIIDKKFTRYFKNENREKELENLEWLQKQVTLLVEIRDALAPQIEVAVKYIGNLFVTFLTRVVGKAIGLVGKGILQGLGRSSSK encoded by the coding sequence TTGGAATTAATTTCAAAAAAATCGATATTAATTATTGCACCAAGCTTAATAGCAGAATCTTTATCGCTTAAGTTAACATCACTAGACCAAAATTTAGACATTAATTTTAATAATGGGACAGGTGATAAAACTCCGGATTTAGTTATATGGAATGTTCTTAATTTCCAATCAGAAGATCTTGTAAGGTTAGAATTATTAAAATTAAGAGAAAGATATGATGATTCAAAGTTTCTTATAATTCTCTCTGGCGAACTTGTTTATGAAGCAAATACCCCTCCATCATTAAATACTGAAGGTTTTCTCTTAAATCCCTGTGCAGAAAAAGTTCTTAAATCTATTGATACCATTTTAAATGGAGGAAGGGTATTTGATATTGAAAATAATTCAAGAGTACAATTAAACAAAGATAAGCCTCTCTCTTTTAGTCAAAAAATTCTAACTTCAGGCCTTAAACAAATAGATTCTGAAATCAATTATATATTTAAATATGTTAACTCTGATTCAACACCAGAATTTTATAAATTCATATTAAAAGGAAGATTAAGAGAACTTATTACTGCAAAATCATTTCTAATTTTCTTATGGGGTAATTCATTAGAGCTTTATACAGAGGCAGTTTATACTGAAACTAATATTAATCTTGAAAATAAGAATACTGTATTCATTAAAGATAAAAACAATGCAGAAATATGGAATTTAATTTTAGATAGATTAAAAGAAAGGTATGGCTCAACTAACTTACAAGTTGAATTTAATAATTCATCAATAATTCTCTCTGGGATAAAGAAAGAATTTATTTCACGACTAATTTGCAGAATGTTAAATGAGTTAGATAATTTAGTAAAAAATATTATGGAAAACTATAAGGAGAAAGATTTTAAAGATGATTTAAATTCTCTTATAAAAGAACTTAAAGTTAATACAATTTCAAATATCACAGACAGCTATTTTCGTTTAAAAAAAGGAAGTGAATCTATTTCAATAAATGATTTTATTTATAGTGAAGTAAGTTGCGAAGAGATAGATAGAGAATCGCATGAATCAATAATGTTTATTGAGCCAATTATTAAAAATGAAGCTCTTGACTATGATGGGAAATTACTCCCTCTATATGAAACAGAATCGTTTTTGATCCTTGAAAATATAATTTCAAATTGGACAATAAGGAACTGTAATTTATTAGCTTCTGAAATCTTTAATATTTGTTCTTCTTGGCCTGAATTAAGAACTGTACTTATAAATCCCGAATTACAATCGACAAGAAATTTTGAAAGATTTAGAAATAATATTAATAACTATAATCGATGGCATGACTATATTTATATGCCCATCTACTTGTATGAGAGTAAAAGAGAATATATTGATATTATCGATAAAAAATTTACCCGTTACTTTAAAAATGAAAATAGGGAGAAAGAATTAGAGAATCTAGAATGGCTACAAAAACAAGTTACATTGTTAGTTGAGATAAGAGATGCCTTAGCACCTCAGATAGAAGTTGCGGTAAAATACATTGGTAATCTTTTCGTAACTTTCCTTACAAGGGTCGTTGGCAAAGCTATCGGTTTAGTGGGCAAAGGAATCCTTCAAGGATTAGGAAGATCAAGTTCAAAGTAA
- the hisA gene encoding 1-(5-phosphoribosyl)-5-[(5-phosphoribosylamino)methylideneamino]imidazole-4-carboxamide isomerase: protein MELIPAIDLMNGKCVRLFKGDFNKKKYFTKEPHKQAKFWEDEGAKYIHIVDLDAAKTGSPTNDKSIKKIAETVNIPIQIGGGIRSQERIEQLFSYGIKKVIMGTSVIENKELVKDLSNKFPGRIIVGIDAKDGKVSTRGWLEQSDILATDVVKEFSSFKIASFIVTDINTDGTLKGTNEEFIKSILEITDIPVIASGGVGSISDLLSLVKFENSGLFGVIVGKALYENKFTISEANNVLSSERLTDFDLNNNFYA from the coding sequence ATGGAACTAATACCAGCAATTGATTTAATGAACGGTAAATGTGTAAGGCTTTTTAAGGGCGACTTTAATAAAAAAAAATACTTCACAAAAGAGCCTCATAAACAGGCTAAATTTTGGGAAGACGAAGGAGCAAAATATATACATATAGTTGATTTGGATGCTGCAAAAACTGGATCGCCAACAAACGATAAATCAATAAAAAAGATTGCAGAAACAGTTAATATACCTATTCAAATAGGAGGTGGGATAAGGTCTCAAGAAAGGATAGAACAATTATTTTCTTATGGTATTAAGAAAGTTATCATGGGGACCTCTGTAATAGAAAATAAAGAATTAGTTAAAGACTTATCAAATAAATTTCCAGGAAGGATAATTGTTGGCATAGATGCAAAAGATGGAAAAGTTAGTACAAGGGGATGGCTTGAGCAATCTGATATTTTAGCCACAGATGTAGTAAAGGAGTTTTCATCATTTAAAATAGCTAGTTTTATTGTTACGGATATAAATACAGATGGAACGTTAAAAGGAACAAATGAAGAATTCATAAAAAGCATACTTGAAATTACAGATATTCCAGTAATTGCATCAGGAGGAGTTGGCTCGATTTCTGATTTATTATCCTTAGTTAAATTTGAGAATTCTGGACTCTTTGGAGTAATCGTAGGTAAAGCTCTATATGAAAATAAATTTACAATATCCGAAGCAAATAATGTTTTGTCATCAGAGAGACTTACTGACTTTGATTTAAACAACAATTTTTACGCATAA
- a CDS encoding NAD-dependent epimerase/dehydratase family protein, which yields MKILVMGGTRFVGKSLVGKLLNLNHQIDIFTRGNKSNPDKTNLIKGDRNCPEDILKLRNVKYDVVYDISGRELEQTKLLIENIDNSFQRYIYVSSAGVYKDNCELPLSEQDPIDPNSRHKGKFETENWLINQKIPFTSFRPTYIYGPGNYNKIENWFFERLFTNKSIPMPGDGSLITQLGHVSDLTDVMIRCINFENSKNNIYNCSGEKGVTIKGLIYFCAEVLGLNQNEISLRTFDHQKLDPKSRKGFPIRLNHYQTEISKIKRDLEWVPTFDLLNGLKDSFINDFNYKKNEGFDENSDEILFNS from the coding sequence ATGAAAATTCTTGTAATGGGTGGAACTAGATTTGTTGGCAAGTCTTTGGTGGGAAAGTTATTAAATCTAAATCATCAAATTGATATTTTTACAAGAGGCAATAAAAGTAATCCTGATAAAACAAATTTAATAAAGGGTGATAGGAATTGTCCAGAAGATATCCTCAAATTAAGAAATGTAAAGTATGACGTTGTCTATGATATTTCTGGACGTGAGTTAGAACAGACAAAACTTCTTATAGAAAATATAGACAACTCTTTTCAGAGATATATATATGTTAGCTCTGCAGGTGTTTATAAAGATAATTGCGAACTGCCACTATCTGAACAGGATCCAATTGATCCAAATAGTCGGCATAAAGGAAAATTTGAGACAGAAAATTGGTTGATAAATCAGAAGATACCTTTTACAAGTTTTAGACCTACATACATTTATGGTCCAGGAAATTACAATAAGATTGAAAATTGGTTTTTTGAGAGATTATTTACCAATAAATCCATCCCAATGCCAGGTGACGGTTCTTTAATTACTCAGTTAGGCCATGTTTCTGATCTGACTGATGTAATGATTAGGTGCATAAATTTTGAAAATTCCAAAAATAATATTTACAACTGTTCAGGTGAAAAAGGAGTTACGATTAAGGGATTAATTTATTTTTGTGCAGAAGTTCTTGGATTAAATCAAAATGAGATTTCTTTAAGAACATTCGATCATCAAAAATTAGATCCAAAATCTCGAAAGGGATTTCCAATTAGATTAAATCATTATCAGACTGAAATCTCTAAAATTAAACGTGATTTAGAGTGGGTACCAACTTTTGATTTACTTAATGGTTTAAAGGATAGTTTTATCAATGATTTTAACTATAAAAAGAATGAGGGATTTGACGAAAATTCAGATGAGATTCTTTTTAATTCTTAA
- the pgsA gene encoding CDP-diacylglycerol--glycerol-3-phosphate 3-phosphatidyltransferase: protein MLFRKNLKNLAVNIPNLLSISRLLLVFPLILFLEINKPFYVFILIIIGGLTDYFDGLIARKFNLKTRLGAVLDPLSDKVFYLIPLIFLCKNNLIPFWSLSLILFRELIISSLRNSTKDGLPASKLGKFKTFFFFISVMTFFTPLKLSLLNNLALIFYWLGFYLTLVTLLRYLRIKKNLI, encoded by the coding sequence TTGCTATTTAGAAAAAATCTTAAAAATTTGGCAGTGAATATTCCCAATTTATTATCAATATCTCGCCTTTTACTTGTATTTCCATTAATACTCTTTTTAGAAATTAACAAACCTTTTTATGTTTTTATATTGATTATAATTGGAGGTTTAACTGACTATTTTGACGGATTAATTGCAAGAAAATTTAATCTTAAAACCAGGTTAGGAGCTGTCCTTGATCCTTTAAGCGATAAAGTATTTTATTTAATTCCTTTGATCTTCCTTTGTAAAAATAATTTAATACCTTTCTGGTCTTTGTCATTAATTTTATTTAGAGAATTAATTATCTCTAGCTTGAGGAACTCAACAAAAGACGGTTTACCAGCATCTAAGCTAGGCAAATTTAAAACGTTCTTCTTTTTTATTTCAGTTATGACCTTCTTTACACCATTAAAATTAAGCTTATTAAATAATTTAGCTTTAATTTTTTATTGGTTAGGTTTCTACCTGACTTTGGTGACTTTATTGCGTTATTTAAGAATTAAAAAGAATCTCATCTGA
- a CDS encoding DUF296 domain-containing protein, whose protein sequence is MQPHSLKLSPESDLINSIKEYSLSNNLYGYVSGVVGNLRTVCIQCPGNQEINKFEGNLEIVSLNGHFNKGDVHLHLSFADEGCNVFGGHLEEGCIVKKGTDILLLSFEQKIINISSNGFLKNKSRVKAYILKDCPWSKRAIRLLNSLSIPYEVTLIDNDESFQKIKAQSSHNTFPQIFLDDKFFGGYDELSEQSKFDNLSSFK, encoded by the coding sequence ATGCAGCCTCATAGCCTAAAGCTATCTCCAGAATCTGATTTGATAAATTCAATTAAAGAATATTCTTTATCGAATAATTTATACGGGTATGTTTCTGGAGTGGTTGGTAATCTAAGAACAGTTTGTATTCAATGCCCGGGAAATCAAGAGATAAATAAATTCGAAGGGAATTTAGAGATAGTTTCTTTAAACGGTCATTTTAATAAAGGAGATGTTCATTTGCATTTGAGTTTTGCAGATGAGGGATGTAATGTCTTTGGCGGGCATCTTGAGGAGGGTTGTATTGTAAAAAAAGGTACTGATATATTATTACTTTCTTTTGAACAAAAAATTATTAATATCTCAAGTAATGGTTTTTTAAAAAATAAATCACGTGTAAAAGCATATATTTTAAAGGATTGTCCTTGGTCTAAAAGAGCAATTAGGTTGCTCAATTCCTTATCTATCCCATATGAAGTTACTTTAATAGACAATGATGAGAGCTTTCAAAAAATAAAGGCTCAAAGTAGCCATAATACTTTCCCTCAAATATTTTTGGATGATAAATTTTTTGGAGGATATGATGAACTTTCAGAACAATCAAAATTCGATAACTTAAGTTCATTTAAGTAA
- a CDS encoding SDR family oxidoreductase: protein MKIAITGASGKTGYRITEEAVKKGYKVRQIIRKNSKVSEGLESLETIRVSLDNKKELDKAFKGIDALVIATGARASLDLTGPAKVDALGVYKQLESCKRVGINRVILVSSLCTGKLFHPLNLFGLILIWKKIGENFLRNSNFEWTIIRPGGLKENEDIKSEKINYSREDTQISGSIPRRLVAQCCIDSLRNKESINKIIEVTSSLENKKISFKKAMQMI from the coding sequence ATGAAAATAGCAATTACTGGTGCATCTGGAAAAACAGGTTATAGAATTACCGAAGAGGCCGTTAAGAAAGGATATAAAGTTAGACAAATTATTAGAAAGAATTCAAAAGTTTCAGAAGGTCTAGAGAGTTTGGAAACAATTAGAGTTTCACTAGATAATAAAAAAGAACTTGATAAAGCGTTTAAAGGTATTGATGCATTGGTAATTGCTACTGGTGCTAGAGCATCATTAGATTTAACCGGTCCTGCAAAGGTTGATGCCTTAGGGGTATACAAGCAATTGGAAAGTTGCAAAAGAGTTGGCATTAATAGAGTTATTTTAGTTAGTTCTCTTTGTACTGGAAAGTTATTTCACCCATTAAACTTGTTTGGTTTAATTCTTATTTGGAAGAAAATAGGTGAAAACTTTCTAAGAAATTCGAATTTCGAATGGACTATTATTAGACCCGGAGGATTAAAAGAAAATGAAGATATTAAATCAGAAAAAATAAATTATTCAAGGGAGGATACTCAAATTAGTGGATCAATCCCAAGAAGATTAGTAGCACAATGTTGTATAGATTCTTTAAGAAACAAAGAATCCATAAATAAAATAATAGAAGTAACAAGTTCTCTCGAAAATAAAAAGATATCTTTTAAAAAAGCTATGCAAATGATTTAA
- the nth gene encoding endonuclease III: protein MRKSERALIIGKELNKLYPSPPIPLDHTNAYTLLVAVVLSAQSTDKKVNELTKSLFKVADNPEKMMQLGINGIYEYIKFLGLSNQKSKNIYNLSKLLIENHNGIVPDSFEKLESLPGVGHKTASVVMSQVFKIPSFPVDTHIHRLSQRWGLSNGDSVVQTEKDLKNIFPVNDWNKLHLQIIFYGREYCTARGCDGTKCYLCRTLYPKRKKKFICKKP, encoded by the coding sequence ATGAGAAAGTCTGAAAGAGCATTAATAATAGGCAAGGAACTAAATAAGCTATATCCATCGCCTCCCATTCCCCTTGATCATACAAATGCATATACACTTCTAGTCGCCGTTGTTTTAAGTGCACAATCAACAGATAAGAAAGTTAATGAATTAACAAAAAGTTTATTTAAGGTTGCAGATAATCCAGAGAAGATGATGCAGCTAGGTATTAATGGTATTTACGAATACATAAAATTTTTAGGTCTATCTAATCAAAAATCAAAGAACATCTATAACTTATCTAAACTATTGATTGAAAATCATAATGGTATAGTCCCAGATTCTTTTGAGAAGCTTGAATCACTTCCAGGGGTAGGTCATAAAACAGCATCAGTTGTAATGTCTCAAGTTTTTAAAATTCCCTCATTCCCAGTCGATACTCACATACACAGGTTGTCACAAAGATGGGGTTTATCAAATGGAGATAGCGTAGTCCAAACAGAAAAAGACTTAAAAAACATATTTCCTGTTAATGATTGGAATAAGTTACATTTGCAAATAATCTTTTATGGCAGAGAATACTGCACAGCAAGAGGTTGTGATGGAACAAAATGTTATTTATGTCGTACTCTTTACCCAAAAAGAAAAAAGAAATTCATATGTAAAAAACCCTAA
- a CDS encoding ABC transporter ATP-binding protein: MKNDALIIDDLHHKYDKRECSNWILTEINLKIENGEFLGLLGPSGCGKTTLLRLIAGFEYPSKGRISLNDEEISSEKKILSPEKRNIGMVFQDYALFPHLTVLENVMFGLKNKKDRSRVDYLLNVVGLDSLVGRYPHELSGGQKQRLAIARALAPGTNFILLDEPFCSLDMHVKLKLRSELPNILKGCNASGLMVTHDPEEAMSICDKVAVMNEGKIHQIDTPINLLKNPKTLFVSSFILGNNIINLKKNGNSYISCLGEINSSEYLKNTSIKSMSIAPKFISIKRSESGEAIVISKEFLGEFLIYKVTINGNILRVRTDINTLLNNGDKCSLSINKNSYYFLYPGGYKVYK; the protein is encoded by the coding sequence GTGAAAAATGATGCGTTAATAATTGATGATCTGCATCATAAATATGATAAGCGAGAATGTTCAAATTGGATATTAACCGAAATTAACCTGAAAATTGAAAATGGTGAATTTTTAGGTTTGCTTGGTCCCTCTGGTTGCGGAAAAACAACTCTTTTAAGATTAATCGCAGGCTTCGAATACCCCTCTAAAGGAAGGATTTCTTTAAATGATGAAGAAATTTCAAGTGAAAAAAAAATTCTTAGTCCTGAGAAAAGAAATATTGGTATGGTTTTTCAAGACTATGCACTTTTTCCTCACTTAACTGTTTTGGAGAATGTAATGTTTGGTTTGAAAAACAAAAAAGATAGATCTAGAGTTGATTATTTACTAAATGTTGTTGGTCTTGATAGTTTAGTTGGAAGGTACCCGCACGAATTGTCTGGAGGCCAAAAGCAAAGACTTGCAATTGCGAGAGCTCTCGCTCCAGGTACAAATTTTATTTTATTAGATGAACCTTTTTGTAGTCTTGACATGCATGTCAAACTAAAATTGAGAAGTGAGCTCCCAAATATTCTAAAAGGTTGTAATGCAAGCGGATTAATGGTTACTCATGATCCGGAGGAAGCAATGTCAATTTGCGATAAAGTGGCTGTTATGAATGAGGGTAAAATACATCAAATTGATACACCAATTAACCTTCTAAAAAATCCCAAGACCTTATTTGTGAGTAGTTTTATTTTGGGCAATAATATTATTAATCTCAAAAAAAATGGTAATTCATATATTTCTTGTTTAGGTGAAATAAATAGTTCAGAGTATTTGAAAAATACAAGTATCAAAAGTATGTCAATTGCGCCTAAATTTATTTCAATTAAAAGATCAGAATCTGGTGAAGCGATTGTTATATCTAAAGAGTTTCTTGGCGAATTTCTTATATATAAAGTAACTATTAATGGAAACATATTAAGGGTTAGAACTGATATTAATACTCTCCTTAATAATGGTGATAAATGTTCTCTTTCTATTAATAAAAATAGTTATTATTTTTTATATCCTGGAGGATATAAGGTATATAAATAG
- a CDS encoding ferritin, whose amino-acid sequence MKENNLKVKKLINFGPSGRAVAQPIDKSLLDNIFEHLTMERYANVQYFSIYLWFQERDLNGFASYFLSESQGEMEHAQKFADYLIARGQRVKLDEIPAPVQSWDSIEDLISYSFNMEADLTSSLQQLYSISERISDTRTNVFLDPIIEAQTKSEDEFANILGKVKFASNQPSAILLIDSDLKKK is encoded by the coding sequence ATGAAAGAAAATAATCTAAAAGTAAAGAAATTAATTAATTTTGGTCCATCTGGAAGAGCTGTAGCACAACCAATTGACAAAAGTTTATTGGATAATATTTTTGAACATTTAACAATGGAAAGATATGCCAATGTTCAATATTTTTCTATATATCTCTGGTTTCAAGAACGTGATTTAAATGGATTTGCTTCTTATTTTCTAAGTGAATCACAAGGTGAAATGGAACATGCTCAGAAATTTGCTGATTACTTAATCGCAAGAGGACAAAGAGTAAAATTAGATGAAATCCCTGCGCCAGTTCAATCATGGGATTCCATTGAGGATTTGATTTCCTATTCTTTCAACATGGAAGCTGATTTAACTTCATCCCTGCAACAACTTTATTCTATTTCAGAAAGAATTTCAGATACAAGAACCAACGTATTTTTAGATCCAATCATTGAGGCTCAAACAAAATCAGAGGATGAATTCGCAAACATACTTGGCAAAGTAAAGTTTGCTTCTAATCAACCTTCTGCAATCTTATTGATAGATAGTGATTTAAAGAAAAAATAG
- a CDS encoding Crp/Fnr family transcriptional regulator, translating to MNFHSYGESPSKTVRIITGQSVLIDPSSRPKGTCLEVESGIARVYCPCEETEGMTLAFLQAGDQLRTDLLCSEGVCVEALTDLSFHSNVNIDENIGFDAVNEWTLQLLRIRHLGNAEQRLQALFSILVNRLGRRCGQWCELPFRLTHERIGELIGSTRVTSTRLISKLRSSELLIAPIGTQTVSVAPSFIETSPL from the coding sequence ATGAATTTCCATAGTTATGGAGAATCTCCTTCTAAAACAGTAAGAATTATAACTGGACAGTCCGTTCTGATAGACCCTTCATCACGACCAAAAGGTACATGCCTAGAAGTTGAAAGTGGAATTGCTAGAGTTTATTGCCCTTGTGAAGAAACTGAGGGAATGACACTTGCATTTTTACAAGCAGGTGACCAATTAAGAACTGATCTTCTATGTAGCGAAGGTGTCTGTGTTGAAGCTCTAACGGATTTGTCGTTTCACAGCAATGTAAATATTGATGAGAATATTGGTTTCGATGCAGTAAATGAATGGACTTTGCAACTCCTTAGGATAAGACACTTAGGAAATGCAGAACAGCGGTTACAAGCTTTATTTTCAATACTAGTAAATCGTCTAGGAAGAAGATGTGGTCAATGGTGTGAGTTACCTTTTAGGTTAACTCATGAAAGGATTGGTGAATTAATCGGTTCTACAAGAGTAACATCAACAAGATTAATTTCTAAATTAAGATCATCTGAGTTATTAATAGCTCCTATTGGAACCCAAACAGTCAGTGTTGCTCCTTCTTTTATTGAAACTTCGCCGCTTTAA
- a CDS encoding ATP-binding cassette domain-containing protein, with protein MLNKFWFDAKNINCFKNGSRVIKDLNLRIAYSENVILIGPNGSGKSSLIEMINRNIYPVVANESKLKIFNKELINLWEIRKRISTVNNDIKNRINPNLLVFDLILSGLYGRYCYVQNKSERDSYKVDKIMKKMNISNLSEKNFSYLSDGEKQISLIARALIKKPEILILDEPIANLDYKSKFFVVDKVNELSKLNTKILCVTHDISTITQIYDRVIMLKDGKIIADGHQNKVINSENLNKLYGIQVEVTKKNGIWNINRLSK; from the coding sequence GTGTTGAATAAATTTTGGTTTGACGCAAAAAATATAAATTGTTTTAAAAATGGCTCTAGAGTAATAAAAGATTTAAATTTACGTATAGCGTATTCAGAAAATGTGATATTAATTGGACCAAATGGTTCAGGGAAATCATCCTTAATTGAAATGATTAATAGAAACATATACCCAGTAGTAGCTAATGAATCGAAACTGAAAATATTTAACAAAGAACTTATAAATTTATGGGAAATAAGAAAAAGAATAAGTACCGTAAATAATGATATAAAAAATAGAATAAATCCAAATTTACTAGTTTTTGATTTGATTTTAAGTGGACTTTATGGAAGGTATTGTTATGTACAAAATAAATCTGAAAGAGATTCTTATAAGGTGGATAAAATTATGAAGAAAATGAATATATCTAATTTATCTGAAAAGAATTTTTCCTATTTATCAGATGGAGAAAAACAAATTTCACTCATTGCAAGGGCATTAATCAAAAAACCTGAAATCTTAATTCTAGATGAACCAATTGCAAATTTAGATTATAAATCAAAATTTTTTGTAGTTGATAAGGTTAATGAATTATCAAAATTAAATACTAAAATTTTATGCGTTACTCATGATATTTCAACGATTACACAAATATATGACCGGGTCATTATGCTAAAAGATGGCAAAATAATCGCTGATGGACATCAAAATAAGGTTATAAATAGTGAAAATCTTAATAAGTTATATGGTATACAAGTAGAGGTTACAAAAAAGAATGGAATTTGGAATATAAACAGATTATCTAAATAA